One Streptomyces sp. CG4 genomic window, CGAGTTCAGTCGCTCGGCGACGGCGGACGTAGAAGTCCGGAACGATCAGGGCCATGGTCCTGCCGTCCTCGTGGGTGGCGCGATAGCCGTTGCCGAAACCCACGAGGCCGAATCCGGCTGTCCGGAATTGGTAGAACAACTCCCCGGCACCGTGGTTGTGGCTGTCGTTCGGTTGCGGCGGCACGATGACCGTCCCCTCGACGTACTCGGGTCGAATCGGCGCTACTGACGCCTCTTCGATCGCGCTCAACAGGTCGATGGGGTCCTGCGTCATGACCGGCTCCATGATCGGTTCGGCGCTCATCGCTTCTCCTTGTCACGCTGATGCCAGGCTAAGCCCGCGCTGGGTGCCCCGGGAGAACGATGGGGCACCCCGCACGCCCCCGGCGCCGGAATGCCCCACCTGTTCACTCGAACGAGTGTGCTGAACCGTTCCGCTCGCTACTTGACCGGAGGTTCCGGCTGCTGCGGAGCTATCGGCGTCGTCGCCTTCGCCTGCGCCGAGTCCGCGTTGGAGAAGGCCGAGGGAGCCGCGACCGTGGCCGTCGGGTCGGGAGTGTCGGTCGCGTCCTCCACCGCCGTCGTGCCGCCCACGATGCGGATGTGCGCCGCGTCGAACGCCCGCTTGATGCGCCACCGCAGCTCCCGCTCGACCGTCAGCGCCTTGCCCGGCATCGTCTTGGCCGAAACCCGCACCACCATGGAGTCGATCAGGACCGAGTCCAGGCCGAGGACCTCGATCGGGCCCCACAGCAGCTCGTTCCAGGGCTCTTCCTTGCTCATGCGCTCGGCGACCACGTCCAGCGTCTCCTTGACCTTGTCCAGGTCCTCGCCGGAGCGCACCGTGACGTCGACACCCGCCGTCGCCCAGCCCTGCGAGAGGTTTCCGACCCGCTTGACCTCGCCGTTGCGTACGTACCAGATCTCGCCGTCCCCGCCGCGCAGCTTGGTCACGCGCAGCCCGACCTCGATCACCTCGCCGGTGGCCACACCGGCGTCGATCACGTCACCGACGCCGTACTGGTCCTCCAGGATCATGAACACGCCGGAGAGGAAGTCCGTGACCAGGTTCCGGGCGCCGAAACCGATCGCCACACCCGCCACACCGGCCGACGCCAGCAGCGGCGCCAGATTGATCTTGAAAGTGGACAGCACCATCAGCGCGGCCGTGCCGAGTATCAGGAAGCTCGCCACCGAGCGCAGCACCGAGCCGATCGCCTGCGAGCGCTGCCGGCGCCGCTCGGCGTTGACCAGCAGCCCGCCCAGCGCCGTGCCGTTCACCGCCTCCGCGGTACGGCCCATCCGGTCTATCAGCTTGGTGATCGCCCGCCGTACCACCGCGCGCAGCGCCACCGCCACGACCACGATCAGCAGGATCTGCAGCCCCATCGCGAGCCATGTCGACCAGTTCTGTTCGACCCAGCTCGCGGCGTTCGTCGCGCTCTGCTGGGCGTCCTGGATCGACGGCACGGTGGGTGTCGTCCCCGAGGGGGAAGGGGACGGGGTCGGCGAGGCACCGGCGGCCAGGAGGGCGGCGGGCAAGGACGACACGGCAGGTACCTCCAACGTGCTGCGCAGTCCGTACCGGTGGGGCGGTCAAGGTCTTCAAGGTCACGAGAAGGTCACCGGGTGGACAGGAACACCACACTAACGGGGCATTGTGTGTGCCCCGCGCGAATCCGCCAAGGAGGGGCCCAGGAGAGACCGGGCTCACCCTGGCTTGAACAGGCCATGATCCGGGGGATGAATGCGATGTGGTCGAAAACACTCCCAGCCCGTTACCGGGACATGGTGGCGCTTCCACCAGGCATGAGGGGAGACTGACTGCAGATCGTCCCGGCGCGAGCCACGCGCCGCCGACGCCCAAGGAGGCACCCGTGCCGCATGTCCTGGTTCTCAACGCGTCGTACGAGCCGCTCGGCGTCGTACCGCTCCGCCGTGCGCTCATCCTCGTCCTGGAGAACAAGGCTGTCTCCCTCGAGGAATCCGGCGCCTTTATGCACAGCGCAACCGTCACAGTCCCCGCACCCAGCGTGGTCCGGCTCAAGCGATTCGTCCGGGTTCCCTATCGGGGGCCCGTTCCTCTCACCCGCCGCGCGCTCTTCGCCCGCGACGGGGGCCGGTGCATGTACTGCGGTGGCGTCGCAACCAGCGTCGACCACGTCATCCCGCGCAGCCGCGGGGGCAAGCACGTCTGGGACAACGTGGTGGCCTCCTGCCGCCGCTGCAACCACGTGAAGGCCGACCGTCACCTTGTCGAGTTGGGGTGGCGGCTGCGGCACAAACCCGCTCCGCCCTCGGGGCTGGCCTGGCGCATCATCGGCACCGGGCATAGGGATCCGCGCTGGCTGCCATATTTGCAGCCGTACGGCGCGGATGATGCTCTGGCCCGGATCGACGGCATCTCTGCCTAGATCCGGGCCCGTGTTGTTTCGCGCCCGTTGAGGGCGTGGCGTGGTGGTTGTGGTGCGGCGGCCTCGGGTCGGTCGTGGCCGCTCGCATCCACACGGCGGGCCGCATGTCGATATGCCGATACCGCCCCACCTCTTTCAGGTGCTCTGTACCGCCCCACCTCTTTCAGGTGCTCTTTCAGCTGCTCAGCCAGCCGCTCCTTCAGGCGCCGCGGAAACGGGAGCGAGTGCGGGCGCCGTCTCGGGGTAGGTCTGCCGTAACCCGTTCAAAGCCGCATCATCCGACCGGCTTGTTCGACCGACCCGAAGGAGACCCGCGTGGCCGTCCCCACTCGACTCTCGATCCCGGCCCAGTGGAAACCCGAGGCGGACCCGTCCGCCGCGACCGACGACGCATCGCTGTGCGTCTTCAGCGCCGAGAGCGCCTCCGCCCAGGCCCCGCTGACCAGCGAGCCGCCGCTGCCCGACGCCGAGCCCCTGACCAGCGAGCCGCCGCTCGCCGAGACCGTCCCGCTGACCAGCGAGTCCGACGCCTTCGGTGCGGGGTTGTAGATGACAGCGGCGTTCGGGGACCTCGGGGACGTCGGCGACTTCGGGGACTTCGAGGACCGGGATCTCGCCCGGCTCGCCGAGCTGCACGGCGTCGCCACCTCCTACAGCCCCGCCCCGGGCCGTACGGTCGCCGTTCCCGCCTCCGCCGTGGTCGCCGCGCTGGCCGCGCTCGGCGTCGACGCGGCCGCCCCCGACGCCGTACGCACCGCGCTCGCCGCACGGGAACGCGAGCTGCGTGAGCGCCTGCTGCCCCCGACCGTCGTGCACTGGTCCGGCGACCCGCAGGGCCCCGCCGCCCTCGCCGCACTGCCGCCCGGCACCCGTCTGCGCGTCGAGACCGAGGACGGGGAGGAGCGGGAGACGGCCGAGGGGCTGCCGCTCGGCGTGCACCGGGTGACCGCCCTCGCACCCGACGGACGCACCGGACACGCCCACCTCGTCGTCGCCCCCGACCGGCTGCCCACCCCGCCCGGCCGCTCCTACGGCCTTCTCGTCCAGCTGTACTCCCTGCTCTCGCGCCGCTGCTGGGGCATGGGCGACCTGGGCGACCTCGCCGAGCTGGCCGGCTGGGCCGGGCGCACCGCCGGCGCCGGATTCGTCCAGGTCAACCCGTTGCACGCGGCCGTACCCGGCGCGCCCACCGACCCCTCCCCGTACCGGCCGTCCTCCCGCCGCTTCCCCGACCCCGTCCATCTGCGCGTCGAGGCCGTGCCCGAGTTCGCGTACGTCACGGACCGCGAGCGGCTGAGCGGACTGCTGGAGCGGGCCGAGCGGCTGCGCGCCGCCGTCCTCGACAAGGGCGCCCTCATCGACCGGGACGCGGTGTGGGATCTGAAGCGCGAGGCCCTGGAGCTGGTGCTGGCCGTCCCCCTCGGCCCCGGCCGCCAGGCCGCCTACGACGACTTCCGCGCCGCTCACGGCCAGGCCCTCGACGACCACGCCACCTGGTGCGCCCTCGCCGAGACCCACGGCTCCGACTGGCACAGCTGGCCCGACGAGCTGCGC contains:
- a CDS encoding mechanosensitive ion channel family protein — encoded protein: MSSLPAALLAAGASPTPSPSPSGTTPTVPSIQDAQQSATNAASWVEQNWSTWLAMGLQILLIVVVAVALRAVVRRAITKLIDRMGRTAEAVNGTALGGLLVNAERRRQRSQAIGSVLRSVASFLILGTAALMVLSTFKINLAPLLASAGVAGVAIGFGARNLVTDFLSGVFMILEDQYGVGDVIDAGVATGEVIEVGLRVTKLRGGDGEIWYVRNGEVKRVGNLSQGWATAGVDVTVRSGEDLDKVKETLDVVAERMSKEEPWNELLWGPIEVLGLDSVLIDSMVVRVSAKTMPGKALTVERELRWRIKRAFDAAHIRIVGGTTAVEDATDTPDPTATVAAPSAFSNADSAQAKATTPIAPQQPEPPVK
- a CDS encoding HNH endonuclease, whose translation is MPHVLVLNASYEPLGVVPLRRALILVLENKAVSLEESGAFMHSATVTVPAPSVVRLKRFVRVPYRGPVPLTRRALFARDGGRCMYCGGVATSVDHVIPRSRGGKHVWDNVVASCRRCNHVKADRHLVELGWRLRHKPAPPSGLAWRIIGTGHRDPRWLPYLQPYGADDALARIDGISA